In the genome of Quercus robur chromosome 3, dhQueRobu3.1, whole genome shotgun sequence, one region contains:
- the LOC126718434 gene encoding uncharacterized protein LOC126718434, translating into MFLAIIVLYFYFSNSCNLVHYGHAIESPQYTVVHSESDFEVRLYTESSWMSAPVLGTTSFDFKESTKDGFHRLYEYIHGGNLNSSHIVMTAPVLTSINSSSSSRSDYFVRFYIPAKYGGNPPQPNPELNVQLVKWKSHCIAVRKFTGFANDDEINKEIEALVNSLNKQKSGKAAILEDKSYYSVAQYNASHHLSGRLNEVWINVSGFTAEGCPNYQGNY; encoded by the exons atgttcCTCGCAATAATAGTACTCTACTTTTACTTCAGTAATAGTTGTAACCTCGTACACTACGGCCACGCCATCGAATCGCCACAGTACACAGTGGTGCACTCAGAATCAGATTTCGAGGTAAGACTATACACTGAATCCTCGTGGATGTCTGCTCCTGTCCTAGGAACAACCTCCTTCGACTTCAAGGAGTCCACCAAAGATGGTTTTCACAG GTTGTATGAATACATTCATGGTGGAAACCTAAACTCTTCTCACATTGTGATGACTGCTCCTGTCTTGACAAGCATTAACTCATCATCATCTAGCCGGTCTGACTATTTTGTAAGGTTTTATATCCCCGCAAAGTATGGTGGAAACCCTCCACAGCCCAATCCTGAACTGAATGTGCAGCTTGTCAAGTGGAAAAGTCATTGCATAGCAGTTAGAAAGTTTACCGGATTTGCTAACGATgatgaaattaataaagaaattgaAGCTCTTGTAAACAGCCTAAATAAGCAGAAGAGTGGAAAGGCAGCAATATTGGAAGATAAAAGTTACTACTCCGTTGCCCAATACAATGCTTCACATCACCTTTCTGGACGCTTAAATGAAGTGTGGATCAATGTGTCCGGTTTTACAGCAGAGGGATGTCCAAACTATCAAGGGAACTATTGA